The genomic segment TCAATGAAGCTTACTATCAAAGCTTTTCTGGCCGCTCTGTAGCACAGGTAGAGGATCTTGCCAGACAGTGGTTTAATTTTTTTCACAGTAGGCAAAGCTTTTATCGCGCACGGGTTCTGCAACGCCTGCAACATCACCAGACTCTGGGGCATTTGTGTGTCTTTGTCTCCGGTTCTTTTCCCGCGCTTTTAGATCCAATTGCCAGAGACTTAAACATTAAACACATACTTGCCACAGATTTGGAGGTGGTAGGTCAGAAATATACCGGACGAATTAACCCGCCGGTGATGATTGGCGAGGGTAAGGAGAGGCAGGTCAAGGAGTTTCTATCGCAGCGATCTGTCAATCCGGAAAATTGCTATGCCTATGGCGATGACATTTCGGATTTCCCCATGCTAGCACTGGTAGGACATCCGGTGGTTATTGCAGGGGGACGGGAATTAGAAGCTCAAGCTAAGAAATTGGGCTGGAGCATTATCCAGCCCGACTAGTCAGTCTTGCTCCCGCTCAGCGGGAGCTTTTTGAATAAGTCCCTGCAGACTCATCAGTGGAGCGGGGCGACCCAGCAAATACCCCTGCGCTAGATCGCACCCCACTGAGCGAATAAATTCCAACTCAGGCTCTGTTTCTACGCCTTCCGCCACCACTTCCATTCCCAAACCGTGGGCCAGGCTGACAATAGTTTCTATCAACCTTTTTGCGCTTTCGCTTCTACTTATATTAGAGACAAAACTGCGATCTACCTTTAAGGTGGTAAAAGGATATTTTTGTAAATAACCTAACGAAGAATAACCGGTACCAAAATCATCTATTGATAGTCGCACCCCCATAGCACCCAGCTGCTCCAGATTCTCTCGGGTAACTTGGGTATCTTCCATTAAAATGCGTTCGGTAATCTCCAGCTCCAGCTGTTCTGGGCGCATGTCAAATTCGGCCAGGGTGGCCGTTACAAGCTCTGAAAACCTCTCTACCTGCAGCTGCTTTGGCGATATATTCAGTGCCACACGCACAAGCTCTTTCGCATCACTCAACACCTGAGTCACTTGCCGCAATGCCGTGTGCAAGACCCAGCTATCAATTTCTTGCACCACCCCGATTTCTTCTGCCAGGGGAATAAAGTCTCCCGGCATGCGCAGTGTTTCATCTCGTTGACGCCAGCGCACCAGCGCTTCCACTCCCACCGCGCGGTTAGTTTGCAAATCAACAATAGGCTGGTAATGCACGTGCAACTGATCACGCACTACCGCATACCGCAGGTTGGCCTCTAACTCCAAACGATCAAGTAAGGCGGTATTAATCTCTTCGGTAAAAAAGCAGTAGCGATTGCGCCCCTGATCCTTTGCCTGATACATCGCCAAATCAGCATTGCGTAACAATAAGTGAGGGTTTGTGCCATCGTCGGGATACAGGGCTATCCCTAGGCTTGTGGTGACAAAATACTCCCGACCAAAGATAGTAAAGGGGGAGTTAAACTGCCGCAGAATTTTTTTACTTACCTCGTGAACATCACGCAAGTCCTGCAACTCGGGGATAACCACCACAAACTCGTCGCCCCCCATTCGCGCCAGGGTATCTCCGCCGCGCACACATTCGGATAGCCGCTCGGCCGCTTCTTTGAGCAGAGTATCACCAATACTGTGACCTAAGCTGTCGTTAACATTCTTAAAGTGATCGAGATCAATCCCCAATACAGCGACTTTATTGCCACTGCGCTTGGCGCTTTCTAAAGCCAGGGTCAAACGATCCATCAGTAAGACCCTGTTGGCGAACCCGGTTAGATCGTCATAATGCGCCTGACGCACCAGCTGCTGTTCGTAATTAAGACGAACCGTAATGTCCTCTTTTACGGCCAAGTAGTGACTGGGATCGACATTTTTTTCACTGTCGACCAGCGGTGTCACCTTGATAAATTCCCACACCAACTGCCCGGATTTAGTTCGACTGGCAAATTCGCCGCGCCAGGGCTGTCCGCCGCAGCCGGTTTGCCACAATTTATCCAATGCCGCGACCGATTCTTGCTCTGCAAAGGTAAAACCCAGAGGCTGCCCCATGGCCTCGCTGCTGGAGTAGCCCAGACTTTGCTCAAAACAGGGGTTTACATACTCTATAATGCCCTGGTCGTCGGTTATCACAATAGCCACAGGGCTCTGCTCCACCGCTTGTGACAGTACTTGCACACGTCGCTCGGCGGCATTTTTGATGCGCCTTACCTGAGCATCGCGTATCTCTCTCTCGATAGCGGGGACCAATCTTGCCAAGGCGCTCTTATCCATAAAATCATGGGCGCCCTGCTTTAACAGGCTGACGACATCTTCCGCGCTGACCGCGCCGGAGGTAATAATAAAAGGTAGGTCCAAACCGAAGTCCTTAACGGTTTGCAACGCTTGTTCGGCACTGAACTGTGGCATGCGGTAGTCACAGATTACGACGTCCCAAGATTCATCACTCAGAGCCGCCGCCATTTCATCGTAGGTTTGCACCAGCTGAGACGCAGGAATAAAACCACCGCGCTCAAGCTCGGCCGTTGTCAATTCGGCATCAACTTCCGAGTCTTCCACAAACAGTACTTTCAGAGGAGTTCCCATAATGCGTTGTTATATTCCTCTACACTTTTAAAACTCTGGTTTCACTACCGGCTTTACGAATTTTCCAATGATTAATGTAACGCGCAAAACAAGAAATTGCGACCAACCGAGCAAAAAACCGCAACTTATTGCGTAGGGCCGGGGCTGCCGGCAAGATAGAGCAGCTGTGTACGCCAAAATTTTTAACCAGCCATTTTACTCTTGCCGCCCCTTATTTGATTATTTTCTAAGCACAACAGGCGCCCTCATCCGAGCAGAAAAAACCCTGAATAAAAGCATTAGCCGAGGACTCTATCGGCTTAACCGCCGCTAACAAAATTAAACTGGCGCAGTGCACCGCTATAGATCATTCTGAGGCAACCTTAAAATTTAATGAAAAATAACTAGGAGATCAGATGCGCCCCCTGTCGATGACGACCACTAAA from the Gilvimarinus sp. DA14 genome contains:
- a CDS encoding HAD family phosphatase, with protein sequence MRPRKRDHHSPQAVAFFDVDDTLISNKSMLSFQNLWFQQHPDPIKERDFQRILAKLKEENCCWKSLNEAYYQSFSGRSVAQVEDLARQWFNFFHSRQSFYRARVLQRLQHHQTLGHLCVFVSGSFPALLDPIARDLNIKHILATDLEVVGQKYTGRINPPVMIGEGKERQVKEFLSQRSVNPENCYAYGDDISDFPMLALVGHPVVIAGGRELEAQAKKLGWSIIQPD
- a CDS encoding bifunctional diguanylate cyclase/phosphodiesterase, translating into MGTPLKVLFVEDSEVDAELTTAELERGGFIPASQLVQTYDEMAAALSDESWDVVICDYRMPQFSAEQALQTVKDFGLDLPFIITSGAVSAEDVVSLLKQGAHDFMDKSALARLVPAIEREIRDAQVRRIKNAAERRVQVLSQAVEQSPVAIVITDDQGIIEYVNPCFEQSLGYSSSEAMGQPLGFTFAEQESVAALDKLWQTGCGGQPWRGEFASRTKSGQLVWEFIKVTPLVDSEKNVDPSHYLAVKEDITVRLNYEQQLVRQAHYDDLTGFANRVLLMDRLTLALESAKRSGNKVAVLGIDLDHFKNVNDSLGHSIGDTLLKEAAERLSECVRGGDTLARMGGDEFVVVIPELQDLRDVHEVSKKILRQFNSPFTIFGREYFVTTSLGIALYPDDGTNPHLLLRNADLAMYQAKDQGRNRYCFFTEEINTALLDRLELEANLRYAVVRDQLHVHYQPIVDLQTNRAVGVEALVRWRQRDETLRMPGDFIPLAEEIGVVQEIDSWVLHTALRQVTQVLSDAKELVRVALNISPKQLQVERFSELVTATLAEFDMRPEQLELEITERILMEDTQVTRENLEQLGAMGVRLSIDDFGTGYSSLGYLQKYPFTTLKVDRSFVSNISRSESAKRLIETIVSLAHGLGMEVVAEGVETEPELEFIRSVGCDLAQGYLLGRPAPLMSLQGLIQKAPAEREQD